The sequence GAAACGCATCCCGTCGACGCACACCAGGTTCGCCGTGACCTCGATCGGCACCTCGACGCCGTCCTTGCGGGTGTTGACCGTTTCAAGGGTGACAGTGCCCAACCGCTCCAGTTCCGCCCAGTGCTCGCGCCACCGCTCCTCGCTGAACAGCGGATCGACATCGCAGACCCTGCGCAGACGGAACTCTTCCATCGTGAAGCCGAGAAGACGTTGCGCCGCCTTGTTCGCGGAAACGTACCGGCCGTCGCGATCGGTCCAGATGATCATGTCGGCGATCGCGTCGATGGAATAAAGCGCCAGCTTGGCTGTCAGATCACCTTCAAAGGCTGTCATGTGTCACTCGTTCGCGGCTTGACCAACCCGCGGCCAGACGCGTGCCTGTCTCCTCTGAAAATCGAACGCCAAGGCGCCCACGTTACGTCTGCACGTTTCCGGTCCCGCCCGATCTCGGCTTTTCACGCCACGGCTTCTCAAGTCTCGGCTTCTGTGTGCCGACGGCCCTTCGGTGCGCTCGTGCCCGGCGTTTTCCGAGGCCCACGGAAGCGCCGGTCTCCGGTACGATCGACCAGAGCCGGATCCCGGTGCTTCAAGGGCTTCTACGAGCGCAACGCGGTTCTGGATGAATCGGCGGTGGATTTGTCACCGCACCCCGCGAAATGCCTCGATCAACGCTTCGAAATCGGCCGGGGGCTCGCTCTCGAACCGCATCACCTCGCCCGTCAGTGGATGCTCGAACGCGATCACCGCCGCGTGGAGCGCCTGGCGCGGAAAGCCGGCCGCGGCCGAGCGCGCCGGCTCGGGCAGGCGGTTCGCCTTGGTGCGGAAGCCCGCGCCATAGTCCGCGTCGCCCACGAGCGGGTGGCCGATATGGGCCATGTGAACCCGGATCTGGTGGGTGCGCCCGGTCTCCAGCCGGCATTCGATCAGGCTCGCGATCGGCTCGTCGCCGAGGTCGTAGCGTTCGAGCACCGTGAAGTGGGTCACGGCATGGCGTCCGCCGGAGCGCACCACAGCCTGGCGCTGGCGGTTCTGGGGTGAGCGGCCGAGCGGTGCGTCCACGGTGCCGCCGCCCGAAAGCGGCTGGCCCCAGACGAGCGCGACATAGGCCCGCTCCAGCGCGCCGGTGCGGCCGTGGTCGGCGAACTGCGCCGCGAGCGAGCGGTGGGCGCGGTCGGACTTCGCCACGACCATCAATCCGCTGGTGTCCTTGTCGAGCCGGTGGACGATGCCAGGCCGGCGCACGCCGCCGATGCCGGAAAGGCGGTCGCCGCAATGGGCGAGCAGGGCGTTCACCAGCGTCCCCCGGGCGTGGCCGGCGGCGGGGTGCACCACAAGCCCGACCGGCTTGTCGAGCACGATCACGGCCTCGTCTTCATAGACGATGTCGAGCGGGATCGGCTCGGGCTCCGGCTCGGCCGGTTCCGGCGGCGGCATCTCGACGGCGATCCGGGCGCCCGCGTTGACCCGGCGTCCCGGCTCTCCTATCGTCCGCCCGTCGATGCCGACATTGCCGGCGCGGATCAGCGCCTGGATTCGGGCACGGCTCGGCGCCTCGGCGCCCATCGCTTCCGCGAGCAGCGCCGTCAGAACGGCATCGATCCGACCGCCGGCCGCCGCGTCGTCGACCGTGACCTCGATCTGCCGGCCCGAGGCGTCTTCGCCGTCCTCGTCCCAGTCCTCAAACACGCGATCCTGCGCAAGATCGTTGCCGGACCCACTTTCAGCAATGCCGCTCACCAAAGACTCCGATTCCGCAGACGCCCCCGAGAAGCCGCTCGACCCTGCCGCCGAACGGCTGCAGAAGCGCCTGACCGGCCTCGTTCGCACGTCCGGCCTGATCATGGCCGCCGGCTTGCTCGCCGTCTTCTCAGTGATCCTCTATCGCACAATCGGTGGCGGCGCGCAGGACCGTCGTGCCGTCCACAGCGCCGATATCGCCGTAAGCGCGGCCTCCGGCGCGCGCATCCTCTCCACCGATCTCGACGGCAACGTGCTCGCGATGCTGGTCGAGGACGATGCCGGCCGCTCGGTGGTCGTGGTCGATCTCTCGACTGGCTCGGTCATGTCCCGCGTGCGGCTGGTGGCGACGCCGGGCGCGTCCTGATCAGCGAAGCAGCAGCACGCCCGCGCCGGCGCCGGCGAGAATCAGCAGCGCCGGGTTGATCTTGCGCAGGAACATCACCGCGAACACCACCGCGGCGAAGATCACCGTGATCACCTCGGTCGTCGCCGTGCGGGCGACGGCGATGGTGCCGGAGGCCATCAGACCGACGACGATCGGCGCCATCGCGCGCTGCACCGAAAGCCGCCACGGCGAGCCTTCGAACCGGCCCCACAGCCGGTTGGTGGCGAGCGCGATGAAGCCGGCGGGGCCGAAGAAGCCGACGAAGGCGATCAGCGCGCCGGTGAAGCCGGCGACGTGATAGCCGATCACGATCACCATCAGCATGTTCGGCCCGGGCGCGAGCTGGCCGAGGGAATAGATGTTGCGGAACTGGTCGTCGGTCAGCCAGTGATGCGCCTCGATCGTGAGCGTCTTCATCTCCGGCAGCACCGCCGTTCCGCCGCCGATCGCCAGGATCGACAGCAGCGAGAACACGCCGAGCAGGCTCCAGTTGGTTTCGTTCATCGCGGCGCGGCCTTGTCGGAGCGGATCGTGGTGGCGGAGCGGGCGGTCATCGTCGCCGTCAGTCGACGGGGTGGTCGTGGGGTTCGGGCACCGCGTGGGGCTTTTCCTTGCGGGGCCGGAACAGGAAGATCGCCACCGGCCCGACGGTCAGCAGCACCCAGACGAGCGAAACGTGCACGAAGCTGACGAGCACGACCGTCACGATCACGAGCGTGAGGTCGAGCATGTGGACGAGCTGCTTCTTGCCGATCTGGATGGTGATGGCGGCGAGCAGCCCGACCGAGGCCGCGCCGACGCCGGCAAGCGCCGCCGTGATCCACGGATTGTCGTGGTTCGACGCATAGGCGATGCCGAGCACCAGCACGAGCAGCCCGCCCGGCAGCGTCATGCCGATGAAGCCGGCGATGGCGCCGACCGTGCCGCGCAGCCGGTCGCCGACGATGATCGCCATGTTGGTGGCGTTCAGCCCCGGCAGCGCCTGCGAGATCGACAGCGCCACCATGAACTCGTCCTCGTCGAGCCACTTCTTGGTGGTCACGAGGCTGTTGCGCAGGTAGGCGACGACGCCGCCGCCGAAGCTGGTGGCGCCGATCACGAGAAAGGTGAGGAAGATCTCGCCGATGCCGACGCGGCCGGTTCCGGCCGGCGCGGCGTTGCCCGGTCCGGATTTGGCCGCGTCACTCATTGTGCACCACGACGGTGTTGCCGATGCCATAGACCATGGCGGTCTTGGTGGTGCCGAGCGCCACCCACTCCGGCGCGTTCATCTGGATCGCCCGGTAGAAATGCTCGGAACGCTCCTTGGCCTTCTTGTGAAGGTCCGAATAGTGCTCGAACTTCGCCTGGAACGCGAACTCGCCGATCAGCGACACCTCGGAGGCGCGGTTGCGCCAGATCGCGACGGTCGCCTTGGCGGTCAGGCCATGGCCGAAATCGAACACCCCGGCATCGACCTGGATTTCCTCCACCGCCACGTTGTTGACGAGGTGGATCTCCGTCTCCGGGCTGAGGTCGATCAGCCCCATCGGCGGGAACACCGCCGAGATGTGGTCGAGGCCCTGGGTCAGCACGATGTTGGGCGAATTCAGCACGCAATTGTGGGAATAGAGGCTGCGCATCCCGCCGAGCTGATCCTTCAGCGGCAGGATCTCCTCCTTGAACTTGATCTCGGCGATGCCGTTCAGGTGCGGCGTCATGTCGACCTTGGAGGCTCTGCCGAGGTCGGCGTGACGGAATTTCACCGTCAGTTCGTGGTCGTTCCGGGGCCAGCCGTCTTCATAGAACGTGCGTTTGCGCAATATGAAGGCGTTGCGATAGAGATCGAAATTGGGCGTATCGTAGAACAGCACTTCCCGCACAAGGCGATGGAACGCATCCTTGTTCGTGTGAACGCCGACGTCGCTCTTCTTGGCAATCTGGCAAACCAGATCCCAGAAAACTTCAAATTGTGTCGAGGCGAAAAACTTCTCGGCCCTTAACAGAATCTTGTATTCGCGGTAGCGGACTTCATCCATGGCCCTGCCTCGTTTTGAGGTGCGATGCTAATGGGAAATGTGACGCCGCGCCATAGTCCCGGTGGCACCGATCCCACGATGATATTCGTTGCGAACCGGCGCCGGTTTCCATAGAGCCTGCCCGGGATTTACATACCCGGGATGTACATCCGAAATTTCCATGCAGGAGCCCACGCCGGTGCGGGAACGCCGCTCGCATACGCCCCCTACGGAACCCGCCGTCTCCGCCGCACCCGCCGAGGGCGGCATGCGGGCGGATCTGGCGATGGTCGCGCGCGGGCTCGCGCCGAGCCGGGCGCGGGCGCAGGACCTGATCCGTCGTGGCCTCGTCCGGCTCGACGGTGCGGTCGTCGCCAAGCCGGGCGCGACGGTTGCCGCCCACGCGTTGCTGACACTCGCGGCGGAAGCCCCGGAGTGGGTGTCGCGGGGCGCGGAGAAGCTCATCGCCGGCCTCGATACCTTCGGCTTCGATCCGGCCGGCCTTTATGCCGTGGACCTCGGCGCCTCCACCGGCGGGTTTACCGAGGTGCTGCTCCACCGCGGCGCGCGCCGGGTGCTGGCGGCGGACGTCGGTCACGGCCAGCTGCATCCTCGCATCGCCGCCGATCCGCGCGTCGCCGTGCGCGAGGGGCTGAACGTGCGCTATCTCGCCGCCTCCGATCTGGAGGAACCGCCGATGGCGCTCGTCGCGGACGTGAGCTTCATTTCCCTGATGGTCGCGCTGCCCGCCGCGCTCGATCTCGCGGGTGAGGGAGCGTTCGGCGTCTTCCTGGTGAAGCCGCAATTCGAGGTCGGCCGCGACGGCCTGTCGAAGGGCGGGCTCGTGCGCGATCCCGCGCGTGCCGCCGAAGCGCTCGCGACGGTTCGCGCCTGGCTCGACGGCCGTCCGGGATGGCGCGTGGTCGGCGAGGCGCCGTCGCCCATCGCCGGCGGCGACGGCAACCGAGAGTTCCTGCTCGGTGCCCGCAAGGACCGTTGAGCGCTTTCTGGACCGCTGACCGCTACCTGCCGGCCGGCTGCCCTTTCTGGAACGCGTCCAGTTCCCGCTTGCGGCGATCCCGGCTTTTCTGGTCTATGCGCACATCCGGCGCCCGCTTCGATGGCGTGAGCGCCGCCCGGGCAGTTTCTGCCCGCCGCAAACCGCCCCCATCTTGAGCTTGGCCGAATGGTGCCGGCCGCGACCGGGGCGATGCGCACGGCAACGCCGCAGGAAGGTCCGCCCGATGAATGCCCGCCCGTCCGCCCGTGATTGCGGTTGCCCCGAAGGGGTTCGGCAATGAACGCCGCGCGTCCCCAAGGTCAGCGCAACCAGGGCCAGCGTACCACGCGCTCGAACGCCGCGCGCCCGGCTGGCGGCGGTCGTCCCGGTCGCACGGCGCGGCAAGCCCCCGAGGCGGCTCCCGCGGTGTCCGAGACCGTGTTCGTCGATCGCGTCGGCCATCGCGGCGACGGCATCGCCGAGACCGCCTCGGGGCCTCTCTACGTGCCGTTCGCGCTGCCGGGCGAGGAACTCGTCGTCGAGCGCCGTGGCGAGCGCGGACGGATCGTCGAGATCGTCGTTCCCTCCTCGGAGCGCGTCGAGCCGGCCTGCGTCCATTTCGGCCGTTGCGGCGGGTGCGCGTTGCAGCACTGGCAGGGCGATGCCTATCGCGCGTGGAAGCGCGAGCAGCTGGTGGCCGCTCTGGCGGGCCACGGTATCGAGGCACCGGTCGAGGCGGTGGTGGCCAGCCGGCCGGGTGAGCGCCGCCGGGTGTCGCTCACCGCCGAGCGCATCGGCGGCGTCATGGTGGTCGGCTTCCACGAGCGCGCTTCCCACGGCCTGTTCGATCTTCAGGAATGCCCGGTGGCCGATCCCGCG comes from Pseudoxanthobacter soli DSM 19599 and encodes:
- a CDS encoding RluA family pseudouridine synthase produces the protein MSGIAESGSGNDLAQDRVFEDWDEDGEDASGRQIEVTVDDAAAGGRIDAVLTALLAEAMGAEAPSRARIQALIRAGNVGIDGRTIGEPGRRVNAGARIAVEMPPPEPAEPEPEPIPLDIVYEDEAVIVLDKPVGLVVHPAAGHARGTLVNALLAHCGDRLSGIGGVRRPGIVHRLDKDTSGLMVVAKSDRAHRSLAAQFADHGRTGALERAYVALVWGQPLSGGGTVDAPLGRSPQNRQRQAVVRSGGRHAVTHFTVLERYDLGDEPIASLIECRLETGRTHQIRVHMAHIGHPLVGDADYGAGFRTKANRLPEPARSAAAGFPRQALHAAVIAFEHPLTGEVMRFESEPPADFEALIEAFRGVR
- a CDS encoding chromate transporter is translated as MNETNWSLLGVFSLLSILAIGGGTAVLPEMKTLTIEAHHWLTDDQFRNIYSLGQLAPGPNMLMVIVIGYHVAGFTGALIAFVGFFGPAGFIALATNRLWGRFEGSPWRLSVQRAMAPIVVGLMASGTIAVARTATTEVITVIFAAVVFAVMFLRKINPALLILAGAGAGVLLLR
- a CDS encoding chromate transporter, with amino-acid sequence MSDAAKSGPGNAAPAGTGRVGIGEIFLTFLVIGATSFGGGVVAYLRNSLVTTKKWLDEDEFMVALSISQALPGLNATNMAIIVGDRLRGTVGAIAGFIGMTLPGGLLVLVLGIAYASNHDNPWITAALAGVGAASVGLLAAITIQIGKKQLVHMLDLTLVIVTVVLVSFVHVSLVWVLLTVGPVAIFLFRPRKEKPHAVPEPHDHPVD
- a CDS encoding TlyA family RNA methyltransferase produces the protein MRADLAMVARGLAPSRARAQDLIRRGLVRLDGAVVAKPGATVAAHALLTLAAEAPEWVSRGAEKLIAGLDTFGFDPAGLYAVDLGASTGGFTEVLLHRGARRVLAADVGHGQLHPRIAADPRVAVREGLNVRYLAASDLEEPPMALVADVSFISLMVALPAALDLAGEGAFGVFLVKPQFEVGRDGLSKGGLVRDPARAAEALATVRAWLDGRPGWRVVGEAPSPIAGGDGNREFLLGARKDR